A single Oryza brachyantha chromosome 8, ObraRS2, whole genome shotgun sequence DNA region contains:
- the LOC102699427 gene encoding disease resistance protein RPM1-like, producing the protein MAELAVQQPHKKKRLIALLANEQDILRRMSWKSMDSALEPLKSMSTVLSDDPDMANAKTWAQQVAEIRHDVEDMFDRSSSGGGSPIRLFLDRRRMVKRLNSRIDAIKLRLSLLANLDDRESPANATRYRMDDRQLDPLSVEEVEALGIERRRAEISKWLLGVGGAPGEGKLKVMSVVGEAGVGKTTLVRSVYNEPQVRGRFRCHAWVTVGATATAADLLRRIMLQVFLESPEAMPANVDSMDEMQLADTVGRYLGDKAYLVVLDDVWSSEVWDYLGVALPDSGMGSRIIVSTRVIDIGRQCRWASRVETLVHTPLDKGSSLQLFLRKASRWVGCTPDPELKEIAAEIVRECRGLPLLLVAMGGLMSTRPQTAEAWQDVLDKLRRTRDLELALPAVLWLAYNDLPSRLKACFLYFILFPRTYCAKRTALVRLWVAEGFVQKEYGRTLEDTAEAYLHELIRRNLVQVTDYYDYGKVRSCGVHDMLREIIIHKCEEDNFGASVTRDAGKVRADVRRLSTVDTKRDDFLRDVSAGHVRTLFMLGASAASTSSLLAIIPEYKLLRVLDLEGAPVDRLPEELPDGSCLRYLSLRNTRISKLPKSLRKLTHLQTLDLKGTYVSHLPAGITRMDSIRHLLAYRYYSGQHPPYYYALGVTLPRGIGQLRDLQKLTYVEATRDKGTLVELARLTQLKRLGIVKLRSGDGGTLCASVAKMTELLSLSASSSDITEPLNLASLDPAPRKLERLYLRGPLPELPRWVLSLRNLQRIRLRWSSLKGDAIVHLQCLPVIELALIQAYDGVTLHFTEGFSNLQILEIDHLTNLELIRVEGSAMPMIHKMSLRSCRSLTTVPEGIQRLKHLKEIHLFAMPDAMVASLKEGGMASHVPVIRVYNQHRDISQ; encoded by the coding sequence atgGCGGAGCTGGCCGTGCAGCAGCCCCACAAGAAGAAGAGGCTGATCGCCTTGCTCGCCAACGAGCAGGACATCCTCCGCCGCATGTCATGGAAGAGCATGGACAGTGCCTTGGAGCCGCTCAAGTCGATGAGCACGGTGCTGAGCGACGACCCGGACATGGCGAACGCCAAGACGTGGGCGCAGCAGGTGGCAGAGATCAGGCACGACGTGGAGGACATGTTTGACAGGTCCAgttccggcggcggctcgccgaTAAGGCTCTTCTTGGATCGCCGCCGGATGGTCAAGCGCCTCAACTCGCGCATCGACGCCATCAAGCTGCGGCTATCGCTGCTTGCCAACCTGGACGACAGGGAGTCGCCGGCGAACGCGACGAGGTACAGGATGGACGACCGGCAGCTGGATCCTCTCTCCgtcgaggaggtggaggcgctGGGCATcgaacggcgacgggcggAGATTTCCAAGTGGCTGCTGGGCGTGGGCGGAGCCCCTGGCGAGGGGAAGCTCAAGGTCATGTCcgtcgtcggcgaggccggcgtCGGAAAGACCACCCTCGTGCGGAGCGTGTACAACGAGCCCCAGGTGAGAGGCCGGTTCCGCTGCCACGCCTGGGTGACCGTCGGCGCGACCGCCACGGCGGCCGACCTCCTCCGCAGGATCATGCTGCAGGTCTTCCTGGAGAGCCCGGAGGCGATGCCGGCCAACGTGGACTCCATGGACGAGATGCAGCTGGCCGACACGGTGGGGCGCTACCTCGGCGACAAGGCGTacctcgtcgtcctcgacgACGTGTGGAGCTCCGAGGTGTGGGACTACCTGGGCGTCGCGTTGCCGGACAGCGGCATGGGCAGCCGGATCATCGTGTCCACAAGGGTCATCGACATAGGCCGGCAGTGCCGGTGGGCGTCAAGAGTGGAGACGCTCGTCCACACCCCGCTCGACAAGGGCAGCTCGCTGCAGCTCTTCCTCCGCAAGGCGTCCCGGTGGGTCGGGTGCACCCCGGACCCAGAGCTGAAGGAGATCGCCGCAGAGATCGTCCGGGAGTGCCGCGGCCTGCCCCTCCTGCTCGTCGCCATGGGTGGGCTCATGTCAACCAGGCCGCAGACCGCGGAGGCCTGGCAGGACGTGCTCGACAAGCTCCGGCGGACAAGGGACCTCGAGCTGGCGCTCCCCGCCGTCCTGTGGTTGGCCTACAACGACTTGCCGAGCCGCCTCAAGGCGTGCTTCCTCTACTTTATCCTCTTCCCGAGGACGTACTGCGCCAAGCGCACGGCGCTGGTCCGGCTGTGGGTGGCGGAGGGCTTCGTCCAGAAGGAGTACGGCCGGACGCTGGAGGACACCGCGGAGGCGTACCTCCACGAGCTGATCCGCCGGAACCTGGTCCAGGTGACGGACTACTACGACTACGGCAAGGTGCGGAGCTGTGGCGTCCACGACATGCTCCGCGAGATCATCATCCACAAGTGCGAGGAGGACAACTTCGGCGCCTCCGTCACCAGGGACGCCGGCAAGGTGCGCGCCGACGTCCGCCGCCTCTCCACCGTCGACACCAAGAGAGACGACTTCCTCCGCGACGTCAGCGCCGGCCACGTCCGTACGCTCTTCATGCTGGGCGCGAGCGCCGCCAGCACGTCGTCCCTGCTCGCCATCATCCCCGAGTACAAGCTGCTGAGGGTGCTCGACCTCGAGGGCGCGCCGGTCGACCGGCTGCCGGAGGAGCTCCCCGACGGCTCCTGCCTCCGGTACCTCAGCCTGAGGAACACCAGGATCAGCAAGCTGCCCAAGTCGCTCAGGAAGCTCACCCACCTGCAAACCCTCGACCTCAAGGGCACCTACGTCTCGCACCTCCCCGCCGGGATCACCAGGATGGACAGCAtccgccacctcctcgcctACCGCTACTACTCCGGCCAGCACCCGCCCTACTACTACGCGCTCGGCGTCACGCTGCCGCGGGGGATCGGCCAGCTGAGGGATCTCCAGAAGCTGACCTACGTCGAGGCCACACGAGACAAGGGCACGCTGGTCGAGCTCGCCCGGCTGACGCAGCTCAAGCGGCTGGGCATCGTCAAGCTGaggtccggcgacggcgggacCCTCTGCGCCTCCGTCGCCAAGATGACGGagctcctctccctctcggcctcGTCCTCCGACATCACCGAGCCCCTCAACCTCGCCTCGCTGGACCCGGCGCCCCGCAAGCTGGAGCGCCTCTACCTCCGAGGCCCGCTGCCGGAGCTGCCACGCTGGGTGCTCTCCCTCCGCAACCTCCAACGCATACGCCTCAGGTGGTCGAGCCTCAAAGGCGACGCCATCGTCCACCTCCAGTGCCTCCCCGTGATCGAGCTCGCCCTTATCCAGGCCTACGACGGCGTCACGCTCCACTTCACCGAGGGATTCTCGAACCTTCAGATACTAGAGATCGACCACCTCACCAACCTCGAGCTCATCCGCGTGGAGGGATCGGCCATGCCCATGATCCACAAGATGTCCCTCAGGTCCTGCCGGAGCCTCACCACCGTTCCAGAAGGCATCCAACGGCTCAAGCATCTCAAGGAGATCCACTTGTTCGCCATGCCCGACGCCATGGTGGCCAGCTTGAAGGAGGGAGGCATGGCCAGCCACGTACCGGTCATTCGGGTCTACAATCAGCATCGGGACATTTCCCAGTAA